The sequence CACCTCATCCAAAGCGAGGTCCAGACTACAATCGCTCGCGGTGTTGTCCCCTGAGCTGAACGCCGTTTCCGTACCTGCCCGACACGCATACTCCCACTCAGACTCCGTGGGCAATCGGTATCCGGAAGACGCGAAGTCATAGCTCCAGTCGACGAGCCTCAAGCCCGATTTACGCCCTTCTTTCAGGCTGCGAAAATGCGCGTAGGCAACCGCGCCATGCCAGGTCACGCCCACCGCCGGATGCTCGTCGAAGCCTTCCTGCACTCCCAGCTCTTCGCCGGAAACCAGCAGCCGATCTACATTGATCCCCAAGTCGAGCAATACGGTGCCGTTCAAGGTGAGCTGAGTGACGCCTAGCTTAGCGAAGCCGTTGCCAATCGCCCAATTGAACACTTCCACCAGCGAGGCGTTGGTAGTCTCCTTCGAGTCCATGCGAAACGACTGGGTCAGGGTCACGTTATGCGTTGTCTCCGTGTCGCTGCGATCTCGCTCCATGACGCTCGACCCCATGGCAAAGGTCCCCGCTTCGATGCGTTGAAAGCCTGCCGGCAAGTTGTCGGGAAGCTCTCGATCTACCTGCACTCGATAGAAGGCCTTTTCCGAAAAGCCACTCAAGTCGGCCGTGTAATCGCTTCCCGATTGCGAGATGCGAGCCGCCGGAACCGGCAACCAAGACTCAAGGTCGGCGCTGTAGGTCAAAAAAGAGCGCACTCCCGGCTCGATGGGTCCGTAGGACAACTCCGCCCCCTTCGTATCCATCCATCGCAACGACAGCTTGGAATTCCAGTCCATGGGATCCGTCAAAGCCATGTACTCGGCGCGATTCGTCAATCCGTCGCCATCGGGGTCCGCTTCCTGGCTCGCGTAAAAGGCCTTCAGGAGCTGCTCCGCAGTCAAGTGCTGGGACAGCCACGATGCGTACCCTCCTACCGTGCTGACGCTGGCCGGGACGAATCCCAAGGAGACCCTACCGCCTTCTTCGATCGTTACTTTGCGAGAGGGATTCTCGTAAACAGTGCCTGGACGGAAAACAGAAAGCGAATACTCCCCCGCAGGCAGTCTTCGCAAAATATGCGGCGTCGCGTTGGGAATGAACTCTCCGTTGAAGAGCACAGCGGCCCCACCCACCATGTCCTCCAGCACCACTTCCCCTCCCGTCGCAGGCCCGTAGAGAATCTTGTCCACCGCAACGGCCCCCACTTGGCCGGACTGGTTGCGAAATTCGACCTGGATCCGTTTTTCTCCTTCCGCCTGATCGACCAACGGATGCGATACGCTCCGAGTCGCCGCCATCCAATCGCCCCAAACCCCGTCTTCCCCGATTCTCATTTCGTCGGCGTTCTCCACCGAGATGTCGAGCCACAGCTCGCTCGCGACACTTGTCGCCGCCCCTCCATCCACCAGTACGCTAGCGTTCCTCGCACCCAAGTTGGCTTCGTCTGAAGACAGAACAACCCGCGCCACGCCTGGCTCATCCAAGCTCGTCTCCTCGTAGCCAAGGGCGTAAACCCAAAGCTGCGTTCCCGACAGGGCTGTCAACGTGGACGGCAGGTAAAGTTGCCCCGAGCGATCGCTCAAGGAACTCACCACCCGTATCGTTTCGTCGCCCGCGGTCCTCAGCCCAACGAAGGCTCCCGCAATCCCACTTCCTTGCTCGTCCAGAATCCGAATCTGCGAGAGGCCTCTCCCCTCGATTCGAAAATCGTAGTCGTCTTCGAGCGGAGCGTAACGATAGACAGAGCTCGGCGACAAAGACCCCACCGAGAGAAAGGTCTCAATGCTATCCAACATCGAATCCAAATCCGGGTTGGCCATTCGATTGTAACTGACGTGGTTCGCCCTCACGTAGAGATTGCGTTCGGTATCGATCGGACTTTTCCCGCTCGAAGCCCAAGTCGCCAAACCATCCGAATCCTCCTGGAAGCGGAGAGCCTCGATGTCAGCCAACTGGGAGTTCAAGGCATCGGAAAGCAACTGCTTCTTCCAAACGTCGCTCACCGCTGCTTCCAATCCACTCAGATCAGATTCCACGAGCCAAGGGCTGTAGCCCAACACCGCCAAGTAGTCCGGGTCCTGGACCACTTGAAGGTCCTCGTTTTCCCAGGCAACCTTTCCCGTCGCTTCAACGAATCCCTGAGGGTCAATCATCTCGGAAACAAATAGCGGATCGAACCCTAGAACGTACTCGCTCATTCCCATCGCTCGAAGGGCTCGCAAACGCTCCCCCACACCTCTGCTGCGCGCCAAGTCGCCTTCTACCGGCCATTGCTCCTCGTAAAATATACCGTCCGCAAGACTCCCTTCCATGGGGGCGCCCAAGGAAACGAAACGCCCCACCAAGTCATAGACCCCGGCAGTTCTGTAGTACTGGTAGTAACGGACCGCGACACCTCCCATGCCGTGCGTTAGAACATCCACCTTGGTATCATCGTGCGCATTCGCCAGGATGTTAGCCGCCTGTTCGAACAACTCAGCCATCGACCGCAGATCGACCAAGTTAGGAACCTCCAGCGTGTAGGTCGGCCGAGCGAGGGCGAGGCGCCCCCCAAGATAATTGGAATCGTCAAAGTCATCGTCCAGATCGGAATCCGCCCAGTTCGCGTCCGCGAAAAAGCTCGCGTTGCCGCCTTGCCCATGGAGCAGCAGCAAGGGCCTCCCCTCCACCGCGCTATCGCTTCTCCGGACGAGCTTCGACAACCTGAAAGCGCCGGACGAGACGCTCTCCCCATCCTCGCTCCCAACTTCAAGCAAACGGTACTCGTAATCCGCCGCCGGCCAATCGCGCAAAGGGAACGAAACAGCTTCCTCGTCCCAGACGACCTGACCTTCCAATACGGTATACCCCTTGGCTTCGGACGCATTGCTCAACAGAAGACGCTTGCCGAGCTCATCGACTTCCATCCTCCAAGCGACATTGATTCCCGCCCCGGCCTTGAGCTCGGGCCAATCCGTGGTGCTGGTCGTGTCAATTCTCACTTCGACGAGGTATTCCTTCCCCTCCGCCAGCGCCGTATCCGAAAAGTCGATCTCTACCTCGAACGCGTCGTCGTCCGAGGCCAAAACCCCTCCAAACAAGTCGCTAGGCGCCAACGAACTCGAAACGCTCTGGAAGGTTGGCTCGTCCAGCTGGGAGAGGTCGAGGGTGAACCAGTCGGACTCTTCGATATCGATTTCGCTCCACGAGAGACGCGCGCAGCACATTCCCAAACAAAACCCCGCAAAGCGAAGTTTCATCAGGTAACGTCGAGCTACACTTGCGGACCAACTTCCCATCCTGAACTGAAGGCAAAACCTAGTGCCGCCACTGCTGTTTACGAGCAAAGCGGACGAGTCTGACTCACATACTAATTCCTTGTGAAAAACCATATTGCAGCTTCCAGCATCCTCAAGATCTAAGGGAAAGACACCACCCCTATAGATGGCTAGGACTCTCCCCCAGGCCATGCAGGCCTCGCCTCGCAGAGCCCGAACCAATGGCTTTCCACTCACCCGAGAACGAGTACGCCGGCTCCTTGCCCTCGCCCGCCCCTCCCCCGCCTTGCCTCCCCACAATTGGATTCCGTAACGGCGGTAGCATGGCGAGCCACCTCCTGTGACAAAACCTGTCTCACTGTCGCAGCGATGGCACTACAGACGACACATCCGAAACAGGCGCCAAACGCCAAGCGCCCTCCAACAAATCTTTGAAATTCCGCAACTTAGGAAAATCCTTCTCCACCGCCCCGCTCCCCGGCGCGAGCCATGCATATGGGGGCGCGAAAAATTTCAGGATCCGGCCAAACGATCCGACCGCTGGAGCGTTTCCAGCTCGGCCAGAGCCGCTAACCGGACCTCAGTAAAACCTTAACAATCCAAAAGGAGAACAGACATGTCCGTAGTTGCAAAACCGAACATCAAACCGCTCGGCACGCGCGCCCTCGTGCACCGCATCGAGGAAAACGAAACCCAAGTGGGCGGCATCTACATCCCCGATTCCGCCAAGGAAAAGCCCCAGCAGGCCGAGGTCATCGCAGTAGGCCCCGGCGAGCTAAAGGACGGAAAGGCCACCCCCTTGCCCGTCAAGGAAGGCGACCGCGTGCTGCTCAGCAAGTACGCCGGCACCGACATCAAGTTTGACGGAGAGGACTACCAGCTCGTCCGAGAAGACGACATCCTCGCCATCATCGAATCATAAACCAATCACCGGAGAATCAAAGCATGAGCAAGAAGCAACTCGTGTTCGACGAATCGGCCCGCAAGAAAATCCTGCGCGGAGTCGAAACCCTCGCCAACGCCGTCAAGGTCACCATGGGACCGAAAGGACGAAACGTTCTCATCGGCAAGAAATATGGCGCCCCCAAGTCAACCAAAGACGGCGTCACCGTAGCCAAGGAGATCGAACTCTCCGACCCCTACGAAAACATGGGAGCCCAGTTGGCTCGCGAAGTCGCGTCCAAGACCGCCGACTCCGCAGGCGACGGCACCACCACCGCCACCGTGCTCGCTCACGCCATCTATAAGGAAGGTCTCAAGTCCGTAGCCGCCGGATCGAACCCGATCTACCTCAAGCGCGGAATCGACCAAGCCACCGACACCCTCGTACAGAGCCTGCACAAACTTTCCAAGGAAGTCTCCGGCAACGACGAGATCCGCCAAGTCGCCACCGTATCCGCAAACTGGGACAGCGAGATCGGCGACATCATAGCGGAAGCCATGGACAAAGTCGGCAAGGACGGTACCATCACCGTCGAAGAAGCCAAGTCCATGGAAACCACGCTCGACGTCGTGGAGGGCATGCAGTTCGACAAGGGCTTCCTTAGCCCCTACTTCTGCACCGACGCCGAAGCCCAAGAGGCTGTATTGGAAAATCCATACATCCTCTGCTTCGAGAAGAAAATTAGCAACCTCAAGGACTTGCTTCCGCTACTTCAGGAAGTATCCAAGCAAGGTAAGCCGCTGCTCGTCATCGCCGAAGATATCGAAGGCGAGGCCCTCGCCACACTCGTGGTCAACAAGATACGAGGCACCCTCGACGTGGCTGCCGTCAAGGCCCCAGGCTTCGGTGACCGCCGCAAAGCCATGATGCAGGACATCGCCGCCCTCACCGGCGCCAAGTTCATCAGCGAAGACCTCGGCATCAAACTCGAGAGCGTCAAACTCGACGACCTCGGAAGCGCCAAACGCGTCACCATCACCAAGGAAGACACCACTATCATCGAAGGCGCCGGCTCCAAGTCAGACATCGAAGGCCGCGTGAAGCAGATCCGCCGCCAGATCGAGGAAACCAACTCCGACTACGACCGCGAAAAGCTGCAGGAACGCCTCGCCAAGCTCGCGGGAGGCGTAGCCGTCATCAACGTCGGAGCCGCTACCGAGCCGGAACTCAAAGAAAAGAAGGACCGCGTAGACGACGCCCTGCACGCCACTCGAGCCGCCGTCGCCGAAGGCATCCTGCCGGGTGGAGGCGTGGCCCTGCTACGAGCCGCCTCAGAGCTCGACCAAGCAATTGCCAAGATGGACGAAGGCGACCTCAAGCAAGGCGCCCGCATCGTGCGCCGCGCCATCGAGGCGCCCTTGCGCCAGCTCTGCGAAAACGCGGGAATCGAGGGTGCCTCGGTCGTCGTCGAAGTCCTCAAACGCAAAGGCAACGAAGGCTACAACGTGGCCACTGGCGCCTACGAGGACCTCTTGAAAGCTGGCGTCGTCGATCCCACCAAGGTCACACGCCAAGCCCTGCAAAACGCAGCCAGCATCGCCGGCCTGCTTCTCACTACCGACTGCATGATCACCGATGCGCCGGAAAAGAAGAAAGAAGCCGTCACCGCCGGAGGCGAGGACTACGACTACTAAGTATCGAACCTATCACTACAAACCAAACGAGGGCCACCCTTCCGGGGTGGCCCTCTTCGTTTTTTAGAACCTTAGCCAAACCTTCTGTCGCTGTTCCACAAAACAGGATCGGCGAAACCCAATTCCGAACAGTGCGTCAACCTGACGCAGCCCTGAGTCCAAGCGACACAACCATACCGACTTAAATCCCCACATATTATTCTGCTGCAACATGTTACAAACACACCAGAGCTGGCATTCGCGATGCATGATGAAAGCTGCAGTTTTGCCAACCTTTGAGGTGGACATTAACAATCAAGAAGGAGGAACGAAAGATGACCAACCAACTCATACCGCAGCACTGGAAAGAATCGCTCGGCGAACTCCGCGAGGAAATCGGAGAAACTGTCGACCGGTGGATATCACGGCTCAAACCTGAACAACGCAAGGAGGCCAAGAACGCGCTCGCTGAGGAAGATCCATTCTGGAATCCCATTCGCTTCGGCGGCGGACCACGCATCGAGATGGAGGAGAGCGACACTACCATCAAAATAGTCGCCGAACTCCCCGGCCTCGCCAAAGAAGACTTCCAAGTCGATCTCGACGACCGCTATCTGACCATTCGCGGAGAGAAGAGCGGACGCAATGAACGCAAGGAGGGCCACCTGCATATAAGCGAGTGCAGCTACGGATCATTCACGCGAGTCATCCCGCTCCCCTGCGAAGTCGAAAGAGACAAGGTGAAGGCCAAGTACAAGAACGGCGAACTGCGGCTCGTCTTACCAAAAACTGAATCCGCCAAGGCTCGTCGTATCGAAATATCAGTTGAATGAAGCCCCCGAGGGCACTGCCCCGAAAGGGCAGCAAAACCGTATACGAATCATCGATACAGAGAAGGGATGGAGGAAACTATGAATATCGCTAAGAAACTGGCCCTACTGACAATACTCTCAGCAATCGCCACGACTCCGAGCTCCGGAGCGACCACAACGGCCAGCGACAACATTCGCGTCTCGTTTCACGAGCCAAGCCAATTCGCGGACATCGACTACGACGGCATGAACAGCGACAAAGGTCAGCAAGTCGTGCTCGACCGTATCCGTTCAGTTTTCGCTGAATCGGCAAACAGCTGGCTTCCGCCTAGCTACCAACTGGAGGTGACCGTGCGCAACATCGACCTGGCGGGCGAGTACGAGCCGCATCGGGAGGCAAGCTTCCCCAGAGTCGTTAAGGAAATCTACACTCCGCGAATCAAATTCGACTACCGCGTGCTTGACGCTAACGGAACGATCGTCCGCGAGGGAGCCGAAACACTTCGCAACGATTCCTTCCTATCGGATCCGGCAAGGGCATTCCGAGCCAACCAAGAAGTCGCCTACGAGGTCTCACAATTGATCAGAGACTGGAGCAACAAAATGAAGAGGGATAAGCTCTCCTGATTAAAGATACAGGTTTCGACAAGCTCCGGATAAGCGCATATCCGGAGCTTTTTTATGCCCGATGCCCATAGTGCCCTGTCACGCTTCCAATGTCGCATGCGACGTAACGCTGAGCTACAAGCCAGCGACCGCAGTGGACAGATCCTGCAGGGCGGACGCCGGCTAAAGCGCGGCGCTAGGTTTGTTGCCCTCTCCGAAGCGAAAAGGGGACGCTTTTCGCGTCGCCCACTCCAGTTGACAGCGCTCTCGATTTCCGCTTTTTCCTCTCATTGGCGCACCGCTCTCCCGTTCGCCATCCTCGTAGCGTTCATGGCGCCGGTGGAGAAGGTGTTCCCGCATCTTTCCCCAAACCAAACCACCCGCCAGCTCTTTTGAAATTCCTCACCTCCAGCCTTGCCGCCTACAAGAAAGGCGAGTCCCGCCATCGAAACTTGCGACTGCTCGGACGCTTCTTCCTCACCCTCGTCGCCCTCGTCATCATATTCAGTGTCGTCTTTCACGTGCTGATGGCTTGGGAGGGCCAGGAGCACTCTTGGCTCACCGGCTTCTACTGGTCCCTCACCGTGATGTCTACCCTGGGTTTCGGCGACATCACCTTCCACTCGGACATCGGCCGCCTCTTCTCCATTCTGGTCCTGCTTTCCGGCGTCATTTTCCTGCTCATACTGCTGCCCTTCACCCTCATCGAATTCTTTTACGCCCCATGGGTAGAGAGCCGCACAAAGCGCATCGTGCGCGACCGCCTTCCGGAATCCGTCAGCGGCCACGTGGTCCTGCTCAACCACGACTCCGTTTCCGCCACCCTCATCGAGAAGCTCGACCGACACGGCATCCCCTACGCCCTGCTCACCCCAGAAACCGACGAGTGCCTGCAGCTTACCGACATCGGCATCAACGCCTTCGCCGGCGATCCCAGCCAAGCGGAAAGCTACGAGCGACTCCGCCTCGAGCACGCCTCCATCGTGGCCCTCACCGGCAACGACTTCGAAAACGCTCGTCACGCCTTCAAGATCCGCTCCCTGCACGAAAAGATTCCCATAATCTCGGCCGCCGATTCCAAGTCGTCCAGCGAAGTCATCCGCCTCTCCGGCGCCAACAAAGCCTTCCAGCTGGCTAACATCATCGGCGAGGCCCTCGCCCGCCGCACCATCGGCGGCAGCTCCTTGCACCACGTGGTGGCCAACTTCGACGAGTTGCTCATCGCCGAAGCACTCGCCGACTCCCCCGAACTGGTCGGCAAGACGCTCGCCGAAGCCAACCTGCGCAAAAACGCCGGCATCAACGTCATCGGCATCTGGGAACGCGGCGATTTCACCACCGCCCGGCCCGACGCCGTCATACACGCCAACACTGTGCTACTGCTCGCCGGATCCGAAGCTCAGCTCGAGCTCTTCGACCAACGTTACCGAAACACCAGCAGGGACGAAGGACACGTCATCGTCATCGGGGCCGGTCGCGTCGGCACCGCCGTCTGCAAAACCCTCGACGCCCGCGACACCGACTACCGCGTCATCGACCGTTCCGCCCGCGCCACCAAGCAATTCGGATCGCGAGCCATCACCGGCGACGCTTCCCACTTCGAAACCCTGCACTCCGCCGGGATTATCGACGCTCGCTCCGTCATCATCACCTCCCACAACGACGACCTCGAGGTCTACCTCACCATCTTCTGCCGCAAGCTTCGCCCCGACATCCAGATCGTTTGCCGCGCCTCTGAATACAAGACCATCGGGGAGCTGCACCAAGCCGGCGCCGACATCGTGCTCTCCTACGCCTCCATCGGAGCCAACATTATCTTCAACTTCCTCAAGCACAGCGACATTCTCATGGTCGCCGAAGGGCTCAACATCTTCAAGGTGCAAGCCCCGCCCAGCCTGCACGGTCGTACCCTCGCCGAGGAAGACCTGCGAGCAAAGATCGGCTGCAACGTCATTGCCGTGCGCAGCGAGTCCGGCCTGCAAGCCCCGCCGCGACCGAGGGAGCCCCTTTCCGCAGAAGACGAACTCATCCTCATCGGCGACACCGATTCGGAAAAACGCTTCTTTGAATACCTCAACGCCCTGCCGGAGCCGCAAAAGTCCTAGCAGACGGCTATGAATTGGAAACAGGCATGGCCTCGGGCGAGCCTGGCGAACCAGTCGACAGTCCTTGGGGTCTCCCGCTTTCAATTTCACCGAGACGCCGGCTCTAGGCCGAGTCCCGCTGAGTATGCACGTGGGCAGCAAGGGATTGAGCCTCGTCCCAAGTCTTCACCACCGTGAAAAAGTGGTCCGGCATACTGTGCAGGAAGTGAGCCTTGATAAGCTCCGCCAATCCCTCGTTCAGCGAATTCGCGCCAAAGAGGATGGTCGCTCTGATCTCCTTGGCAACGTGAGCGGAAACATAGCCGGCTGGCATGCTGGAGGCGTCTTTGAAATCGACGTTGAAGTGGCGCACCCTCGAGAGGTCCACCAACTCGATCGCCTCTTTAGTAACGCTTGGATCATTCCGAATGTCTTCGAAGTACTGCATGATTTCATCGACCACCAGTACGCCACTGCATTCGACCTCGAGAATGCGAGCCTTCGGATTATAGCGGTATTTAACGGGCATCTTACGGCAAAAAAAGAGCCGCTTACGTTACGACAAGGCCGCAAATTGTCA comes from Pelagicoccus enzymogenes and encodes:
- a CDS encoding SUMF1/EgtB/PvdO family nonheme iron enzyme, coding for MKLRFAGFCLGMCCARLSWSEIDIEESDWFTLDLSQLDEPTFQSVSSSLAPSDLFGGVLASDDDAFEVEIDFSDTALAEGKEYLVEVRIDTTSTTDWPELKAGAGINVAWRMEVDELGKRLLLSNASEAKGYTVLEGQVVWDEEAVSFPLRDWPAADYEYRLLEVGSEDGESVSSGAFRLSKLVRRSDSAVEGRPLLLLHGQGGNASFFADANWADSDLDDDFDDSNYLGGRLALARPTYTLEVPNLVDLRSMAELFEQAANILANAHDDTKVDVLTHGMGGVAVRYYQYYRTAGVYDLVGRFVSLGAPMEGSLADGIFYEEQWPVEGDLARSRGVGERLRALRAMGMSEYVLGFDPLFVSEMIDPQGFVEATGKVAWENEDLQVVQDPDYLAVLGYSPWLVESDLSGLEAAVSDVWKKQLLSDALNSQLADIEALRFQEDSDGLATWASSGKSPIDTERNLYVRANHVSYNRMANPDLDSMLDSIETFLSVGSLSPSSVYRYAPLEDDYDFRIEGRGLSQIRILDEQGSGIAGAFVGLRTAGDETIRVVSSLSDRSGQLYLPSTLTALSGTQLWVYALGYEETSLDEPGVARVVLSSDEANLGARNASVLVDGGAATSVASELWLDISVENADEMRIGEDGVWGDWMAATRSVSHPLVDQAEGEKRIQVEFRNQSGQVGAVAVDKILYGPATGGEVVLEDMVGGAAVLFNGEFIPNATPHILRRLPAGEYSLSVFRPGTVYENPSRKVTIEEGGRVSLGFVPASVSTVGGYASWLSQHLTAEQLLKAFYASQEADPDGDGLTNRAEYMALTDPMDWNSKLSLRWMDTKGAELSYGPIEPGVRSFLTYSADLESWLPVPAARISQSGSDYTADLSGFSEKAFYRVQVDRELPDNLPAGFQRIEAGTFAMGSSVMERDRSDTETTHNVTLTQSFRMDSKETTNASLVEVFNWAIGNGFAKLGVTQLTLNGTVLLDLGINVDRLLVSGEELGVQEGFDEHPAVGVTWHGAVAYAHFRSLKEGRKSGLRLVDWSYDFASSGYRLPTESEWEYACRAGTETAFSSGDNTASDCSLDLALDEVGWYCRNSGGDTRKGGLKAPNAWGLYDMHGNVSEWCWDPYVLDWGSGGLLNPIASSICDERVARGGDFASEVQRCRSAYRAPVDFDEAKRTTGFRLVLIEAAEGDN
- a CDS encoding co-chaperone GroES, which produces MSVVAKPNIKPLGTRALVHRIEENETQVGGIYIPDSAKEKPQQAEVIAVGPGELKDGKATPLPVKEGDRVLLSKYAGTDIKFDGEDYQLVREDDILAIIES
- the groL gene encoding chaperonin GroEL (60 kDa chaperone family; promotes refolding of misfolded polypeptides especially under stressful conditions; forms two stacked rings of heptamers to form a barrel-shaped 14mer; ends can be capped by GroES; misfolded proteins enter the barrel where they are refolded when GroES binds), which codes for MSKKQLVFDESARKKILRGVETLANAVKVTMGPKGRNVLIGKKYGAPKSTKDGVTVAKEIELSDPYENMGAQLAREVASKTADSAGDGTTTATVLAHAIYKEGLKSVAAGSNPIYLKRGIDQATDTLVQSLHKLSKEVSGNDEIRQVATVSANWDSEIGDIIAEAMDKVGKDGTITVEEAKSMETTLDVVEGMQFDKGFLSPYFCTDAEAQEAVLENPYILCFEKKISNLKDLLPLLQEVSKQGKPLLVIAEDIEGEALATLVVNKIRGTLDVAAVKAPGFGDRRKAMMQDIAALTGAKFISEDLGIKLESVKLDDLGSAKRVTITKEDTTIIEGAGSKSDIEGRVKQIRRQIEETNSDYDREKLQERLAKLAGGVAVINVGAATEPELKEKKDRVDDALHATRAAVAEGILPGGGVALLRAASELDQAIAKMDEGDLKQGARIVRRAIEAPLRQLCENAGIEGASVVVEVLKRKGNEGYNVATGAYEDLLKAGVVDPTKVTRQALQNAASIAGLLLTTDCMITDAPEKKKEAVTAGGEDYDY
- a CDS encoding Hsp20/alpha crystallin family protein, with amino-acid sequence MTNQLIPQHWKESLGELREEIGETVDRWISRLKPEQRKEAKNALAEEDPFWNPIRFGGGPRIEMEESDTTIKIVAELPGLAKEDFQVDLDDRYLTIRGEKSGRNERKEGHLHISECSYGSFTRVIPLPCEVERDKVKAKYKNGELRLVLPKTESAKARRIEISVE
- a CDS encoding DUF3016 domain-containing protein, whose amino-acid sequence is MNIAKKLALLTILSAIATTPSSGATTTASDNIRVSFHEPSQFADIDYDGMNSDKGQQVVLDRIRSVFAESANSWLPPSYQLEVTVRNIDLAGEYEPHREASFPRVVKEIYTPRIKFDYRVLDANGTIVREGAETLRNDSFLSDPARAFRANQEVAYEVSQLIRDWSNKMKRDKLS
- a CDS encoding potassium channel family protein — encoded protein: MKFLTSSLAAYKKGESRHRNLRLLGRFFLTLVALVIIFSVVFHVLMAWEGQEHSWLTGFYWSLTVMSTLGFGDITFHSDIGRLFSILVLLSGVIFLLILLPFTLIEFFYAPWVESRTKRIVRDRLPESVSGHVVLLNHDSVSATLIEKLDRHGIPYALLTPETDECLQLTDIGINAFAGDPSQAESYERLRLEHASIVALTGNDFENARHAFKIRSLHEKIPIISAADSKSSSEVIRLSGANKAFQLANIIGEALARRTIGGSSLHHVVANFDELLIAEALADSPELVGKTLAEANLRKNAGINVIGIWERGDFTTARPDAVIHANTVLLLAGSEAQLELFDQRYRNTSRDEGHVIVIGAGRVGTAVCKTLDARDTDYRVIDRSARATKQFGSRAITGDASHFETLHSAGIIDARSVIITSHNDDLEVYLTIFCRKLRPDIQIVCRASEYKTIGELHQAGADIVLSYASIGANIIFNFLKHSDILMVAEGLNIFKVQAPPSLHGRTLAEEDLRAKIGCNVIAVRSESGLQAPPRPREPLSAEDELILIGDTDSEKRFFEYLNALPEPQKS